Below is a genomic region from Pontibacillus yanchengensis.
TATGAAGTGGAGTTAACAAGGATTTTTCTGGTTGATCAGTTGTGATTTCGCTGAAATCAGAACCTGACATAAACCGACGACCGTTTGTGGTTGGTCTATATTTTTTAATCGCCATCTGTTTACCCTCCTTTATTGTTGAAGTTTATTTATTATGCACCTTCGAAGAATTCAAGGTCTTGGCTATCTTCAGTTAACGTTACAATAGCTTTTTTACTATCTGAACGGTAACCTCCATAACGACCCATACGCTTGAATTTACCTTTAGTGTTCATTGTGTTTACTTTTTCAACTTTAACATCAAAGATTGTTTGAATAGCTTCTTTGATTTCAGTCTTATTTGAATCTGCATCAACTTCGAATGTATATTTTTTCTCAGCCATTATATCAGCAGATTGTTCTGTGATAATGGGGCGCTTAATAATATCACGTGGATCTTTCATTATGCAAGCACCTCCCCTGCTTTTTCAGCTGCTTCTTTAGTTAAAATCAGCTTGTCATGCGTTAGCAAGTCAAGTACATTTACTTGATCAAGTGTTACGGCTTTAACACCAGGAATGTTGTTAGAAGAACGAACAACGTTTTCGTCATGGTCAACTGTAACAATTAGAGCTTCTTTTGCACTAAGTCCGTTTAGTAGGTTCGCAACTTCTTTTGTCTTTGGAGCTTCAAGTGAAAGACTCTCAAGTACGAAAAGGTCATTGCTTGCTGCTTTTTCAGAAAGAGCAGATTTTAGAGCTAAACGACGTACTTTTTTAGGTAGCTTGTAGCTGTAACTGCGTGGTGTAGGACCAAATACAGTACCACCACCTACCCATTGTGGTGAACGGATGGAACCTTGACGAGCACGTCCTGTTCCTTTTTGACGCCACGGTTTGCTTCCTCCGCCACTTACTTCTGATCTGTTCTTAACTTCATGAGTACCTTGACGTAATGATGCGCGTTGCATCAATACAGTCTCATGCATAACATGTTCATTTGGTTCAATACCAAAAACGGCATCAGCTAATTCTACATCACCAACTTGAGAACCGCTTTGGTTATAAAGTGTTATTTTAGGCATGACTTATCCTCCCTTCGTTTTGTAATTAATGGACCGCGCTTGGGCCTGTAATTTTAACGTAAGATTTCTTCGCACCAGGTACATTACCTTTAACAAGTAGAAGGTTACGTTCTTCGTCTACTTTAACAACCTCAAGGTTTTGGATTGTTACTGTTCTAGCACCCATTTGACCAGGTAGTTTTTTACCTTTGAAAACGTGCATAGAGTTAATGTCACCCATTGTACCTGGACGACGGTGGTAACGAGAACCGTGTGTTAGTGGTCCAGTGGATTGGTTATGGCGCTTGATTGCACCTTGGAAACCTTTCCCCTTAGAAGTACCAGTAACATCAATTTTGTCTCCAGCTGCAAATACGTTTACAGAAACCTCTTGACCCATTTCGTAGTCTTCAAGGTTTGTATCACGGAATTCACGAATGAAGCGCTTAGGAGTTGTTTCAGCTTTTTCAACATGGCCTTTAACAGGCTTGTTAGCTAACTTTACGCGCTTTTCAGCGAATCCTAACTGGATTGCTTCATATCCATCATTTTCAACTGTTTTCTTTTGAAGAACAACGTTTGGTTCTGCTTGAATAACAGTTACTGGTGTTAACTCGCCATTGTCATTGAAAAGCTGAGTCATACCAATTTTACGACCTAAGATTCCTTTCGTCATCCGTTACACCTCCTATTTCGTTCGTATTATTTATAATTTAATTTCAATGTCCACTCCGGATGGTAAATCTAAACGCATTAGTGAGTCAACCGTTTGTGGTGTTGGATTAACAATGTCAATCAAACGTTTATGCGTACGCATTTCAAATTGCTCACGAGCATCTTTGAATTTATGTGTAGCACGTAGAATCGTATAGATAGATCGATCTGTAGGAAGCGGGATTGGACCAGATACATTAGCACCGGAACGCTTCGCTGTGTCTACGATTTTTTCAGCGGATTGATCAAGAATACGGTGATCATACGCCTTTAAACGGATACGGATTTTCTCTTTTGCCATTATTTTCCCTCCTTTTTTCGCCCATTTTAGTAATAGACATTCTCCGCGAAAATTCATCCTGACCGCCCTGCCATGGCAAAGGGGCCGGGTGTGTCAGCAACCTTTCGCTTCATCGCCTTTTATGACCAACATTATTCATTATAATAAATAGTTAGTCCATATGCAAGAGTGAATTCAATATTCATCGAATGAATTCGCACTTTTAATATTATACAAATCATATAGACACAAATCAAGGGGGTAATTATAATTTCTATCATTTCTTATAGTTTTAGATTCTGATTTCGAGTTTCTTCTATTATAATGTGTTGATTTGTTATTACTCTTTTTACTATGAAAATGCTCACTAATCTATTACCCTCTGAAGATTTGTGGATTATGTACTTCTAAAACTAGACACCCACTCAAAATAGTCTCCCTAATCCTTAATCCCTTAATTATCATTTGTTAACCTTTCCATAACTATTGAACATAAGAACTAGAAAATGATAGCAGCAGAATAAATCGGGTACTTTTTAAGCTTGGGTACTAACCGTAAATGCCGAATGAAGCCCCCCAGCTTTTCGAAACAGGATTGCTACTCCCCATGGTACATACTCCATTGCAACCATAATCATGCTGTTACTTATTTCAAGATATATAAACAAGTAATATGTAAATCAAGGTTGAATAGATCGGTTAAAGAATAACCCAGTGGTTTCAGTTTAGCTAATTAGTGCAGAGGATTGCTGCAGAATATAGAGGATAATAAATCTTACCATACTGGAGATTTAAAAAAAGAGTTATGCGATACTAGCGAAAAGAACACCAGTCGATACGGATACGTAATCCATAAGTCACCACTTTTAAAATTTGATATACAAGAACAAAAGCGCAAGCGCCCCCTTAGAGGCGTAAAAACTGGATGCAACGTATGAGATAAAGGAAACACGAAGAGCGCAAACGTTCGATGTTGATTTATTATAAGGAGATGCAGGAAGATTACTAGTCGCTGCGCTCTGGAGCTGGACGTGGCCCCTATACATATTAAGTTATACACAAGCCAACCTTTTTATAGTACGCTAGACAACGAAAAAAAGCAGTGAGCTTGAAAGCTCACTGCTTTTAATAATCTTTAAAGATTACTCAACGATTTTAGAAACAACGCCAGCGCCTACTGTACGTCCGCCTTCACGGATTGAGAACTTAGTACCATCTTCGATAGCGATTTTGGAGATAAGCTCAACATCCATTTCAACGTTGTCACCAGGCATAACCATTTCAACGCCTTCAGGTAGCTGAATAACGCCAGTTACGTCTGTAGTACGGAAATAGAACTGTGGGCGATAGTTGTTGAAGAATGGAGTATGACGTCCACCTTCTTCTTTAGAAAGTACATAAACCTCAGCTTTGTACTTATGGTGTGGAGTAATCGTACCTGGCTTAGCAAGTACTTGTCCACGGTTGATGTCGTCACGGTTCACACCACGTAGTAGTGCACCGATATTGTCACCAGCTTCTGCATAGTCAAGAAGCTTACGGAACATTTCTACACCAGTAACAGTAGTCTTGAATGCTTGTTCTGCCATACCGATGATTTCAACGTCGTCACCAACTTTGATAGTTCCGCGCTCAACACGACCAGTAGCAACAGTACCACGGCCTGTGATTGAGAATACGTCCTCAATAGGCATCATGAATGGCTTGTCGTGGTCACGTTCTGGAGTTGGGATGTACTCATCAACAGCTTCCATAAGTTCGAAGATACGGTTAACATACTCTTCGTCACCTTCAAGTGCTTTTAGAGCAGAACCTTTTACAACTGGTACGTCATCGCCAGGGAATTCGTACTCAGATAGAAGATCGCGAACTTCCATTTCAACTAGTTCTAGAAGTTCTTCGTCGTCTACCATGTCAGTTTTGTTAAGGAATACTGCAATAGCAGGTACACCAACCTGACGAGAAAGTAGGATGTGCTCACGAGTTTGTGGCATTGGTCCGTCAGCTGCAGAGACAACTAGGATCGCACCGTCCATTTGTGCTGCACCAGTAATCATGTTTTTAACATAGTCAGCGTGCCCTGGGCAGTCAACGTGTGCATAGTGACGGTTGTCAGTTTCGTACTCAACGTGTGCAGTCGCGATTGTGATTCCACGCTCGCGCTCTTCTGGAGCACCGTCGATTTGGTCATATGCCATTGCTGTACCTGAACCTGAACGATTGTGTAGGCATGTAGTGATTGCTGCAGTTAATGTAGTTTTACCATGGTCAACGTGTCCAATTGTCCCGATATTGACGTGGGCCTTGGAACGGTCAAATTTTTCTTTACCCATTAAAAACTTCCTCCTTTAAATATGCAAAGTTATAATTATAAACTAAATTTATTTGTGGCATAGAATCGAAACGATGTCTACACACGAATCGATTCTATACTTACAATACAAGTTATACTTGAAGTTCGTCAAAAAATCAATTATTGACCAGAATTTTTCTTAACAATTTCTTCAGAAATGCTCTTCGGTACTTCTTCATAGTGAGAGAAGTGCATTGTGTACGTTCCACGACCTTGCGTGTTGGAACGTAAGCTCGTTGCATAACCAAACATTTCAGAAAGTGGTACGAAAGCTTTTACAAGCTGAGCAGAACCACGAGTATCCATACCTTCTACACGTCCACGACGGGAAGTTACGTCACCCATGATATCACCCATGTACTCTTCTGGAATAACGATCTCAACTTTCATCATTGGCTCAAGAAGAACTGGTTTACACTTGTTCTTCGCTTCTTTAAGAGCCATAGAAGCTGCAACTTTATAAGCCATTTCATTGGAGTCAACATCGTGGTAAGAACCATCAAATAGAGTCGCTTTAATATCGATTAATGGATAACCAGCAACAACCCCATTTTCCATAGCTTCTCCAATACCTTGTTGAACAGATGCGATGTATTCACGAGGAATTACACCACCAACGATTTTGTTGTTGAACTCAAAGCCAGCGCCTTCTTCGTTTGGTTCGAATGTAACCCAAACGTGACCGTATTGTCCACGACCACCAGACTGACGTACGAATTTACCTTCAACATCAGCTGAGCCACGGAACGTTTCACGGTAAGCAACTTGTGGGTTACCAATGTTCGCTTCTACCTTGAACTCAACCTTCAAACGGTCAACGATAACGTCAAGGTGAAGTTCACCCATACCAGAGATAATCGTTTGTCCTGTTTCTACGTTTGTTTCTGTTTTGAAAGTAGGGTCTTCTTCAGCTAGCTTCGTTAGAGCAACTGCCATCTTGTCTTGGTCTGCTTTAGATTTCGGCTCAATGGCAACTGAGATAACTGGGTCAGGGAAGTCCATGGATTCAAGAATAACAAGGTTCTTTTCATCACAAAGTGTGTCACCTGTTGCAGTATCTTTCAAACCAACACCAGCTGCGATATCTCCTGCATATACTTCGGAGATCTCTTGACGGGAGTTTGCGTGCATTTGTAGGATACGACCTACACGCTCACGCTTATCCTTAGTAGAGTTTCTTACGTATGAACCGGAGCTTAGAACACCAGAGTACACACGGAAGAATGTTAGTTTACCAACGTAAGGGTCCGTCATAACCTTAAAGGCTAGTGCAGAGAATGGTTCTTTGTCGTCTGGACGACGAACAACTTCTTCTTCTGTACGTGGAACGAAACCTTCGATTGGTGGCACATCAAGAGGTGAAGGTAGATAATCGATGACCGCATCAATTAGTAACTGTACACCTTTATTCTTGAATGCAGAACCGCAAAGTACTGGATAGAAATCAACGCTTAGGGTAGCTTTACGAATAGCTTTCATAAGCTCATCGTTAGAGATTTCTTCTCCTTCAAGGTACTTCATCATTAGATCCTCATCTGATTCTGCAACACCTTCAACTAGCTTTCCGCGATATTCATCAGCAATTTCCTTGTGGCTGTCAGGGATTTCACGAGCTTCAGCACGTGTCCCTAAATCATCAAGGTAATAGTATGCTTGCATTCCGATTAGGTCAATTACACCTTCGAAATGATCCTCTGCACCAATCGGCAGTTGGATTGGGTGTGCATTAGCACCTAAACGATCTTGTAGTGTACCTACGGAGTAAAGGAAATCAGCTCCTACTTTGTCCATCTTGTTAACGAAAACAATACGTGGAACACCGTAAGTAGTAGCCTGACGCCATACTGTTTCAGTTTGTGGTTCAACACCTGACTGTGCATCAAGTACTGCCACGGAACCGTCAAGTACACGAAGGGAACGTTCAACTTCAACTGTGAAGTCTACGTGTCCAGGAGTATCGATAATGTTAATACGATGATCCTTCCACTGAGCTGTTGTCGCAGCTGAAGTGATTGTAATTCCGCGTTCTTGTTCCTGTGACATCCAGTCCATTTGAGAAGCACCTTCGTGTGTTTCTCCTAGCTTGTGAATGCGTCCTGTGTAGAAAAGAATACGCTCGGTAGCAGTTGTTTTACCCGCATCAATGTGCGCCATGATACCAATGTTACGTGTCTTCTCCAAGGAGAACTCTCTTGGCATGAATTCTTCTCCTTCCTATTGGGTGGTATAGTGTTGGTTTCGCTATTACCAGCGATAGTGAGCAAATGCTTTGTTTGCTTCAGCCATTTTGTGAACATCTTCGCGTTTCTTAACAGAAGCGCCAGTGTTGTTCGCAGCGTCTAGAATTTCATTAGCTAAACGCTCTTCCATTGTTTTCTCACCGCGAAGACGAGAATAATTCACGACCCAACGTAGTCCTAGTGCTTGACGACGCTCAGGGCGTACTTCAACTGGTACCTGATAGTTAGATCCACCTACACGACGTGCTCTAACCTCAAGTACTGGCATTACGTTTTTAAGTGCTTGTTCAAAAGTTTCCATAGCGTCATTTCCGCTACGCTCTTGTACAAGATCGAAAGCTTTGTAAAGAATTTTTTGCGCTTTACCGCGTCGTCCGTCCACCATGATTTGGTTGATAAGGCGAGTTACAAGCTTTGAGTTGTACATTGGGTCCGGTAAGACATCACGCTTTGGTACTGGTCCTTTACGTGGCATATGTCCCCCTCCTTTCAAGAGTAGTTACTATTTTTTTATCTAACATGCATCGAGTCATGCATTACTTTTTAGGCTTTTTCGTTCCGTACTTGGAACGACCTTGCATACGGCCTTCAACACCTGCTGTATCAAGTGCGCCACGAACGATGTGGTAACGCACACCTGGTAAGTCCTTAACACGACCGCCACGGATAAGAACAACACTGTGCTCTTGTAGGTTGTGGCCAATACCAGGGATATACGCAGTAACCTCAATGCTGTTTGTCAAACGAACACGTGCATATTTACGAAGTGCAGAGTTCGGTTTCTTTGGTGTTAGTGTCCCAACACGCGTGCAAACACCACGCTTTTGAGGTGATGAAAGATCAGTAAAACGCTTTTTAAAGCTATTGTAACCTTTGTTTAGGGCTGGAGAGTCAGACTTTTTCGTCTTAGAAACACGCCCTTTGCGTACTAATTGGTTAATAGTAGGCATTCTATTTTCCTCCCTTCAAATCTAATTGAGTAAAACCACACATCCAGGTGGTTCATAAATAGGCAAAAAACAAAGCTTTCGCGAATGACAGAATCATACCGCCAAAACTTCACTGCTTTATCGCCACTACAGCTGCTCCAACGTCGATCCCACAAGCTCTTCCTAATTTATTCATAGAATCTACTTGTGTAACTGGAGTTGTTAGCTCCTCGGCAAGACGCAGAACTCTAGTAGTTACTTGCTGTTCAGCATCTTCAGCAATGATAACTTCTTGAACTTTACCATGTTTCATAGCTTTCATGGTTTGTTTAGTTCCGATGACTATATTCGGCTTGGCCTGTGCTACTTTTTCATAAGACATATAAAATATCCTCCAAAGTAACAAGGATAAATGGAAGCACCTTGAATATAGTATCACTCACCTATCGTAATGTCAACGTAGTTTGAATGATTTTTTCAAGATACTTCCGTAATTATCACTTGCAACATCAACTTAATGATTTAGGATTGGGTAATCTCTTCAGGCTCTTCTGCCTTAATCATATCTTCTGTTAGTTCATCTGATGCAGGTTGAACACTGCGATATCTAGGCATTCCAGTACCAGCTGGTACAAGCTTACCAATGATAACATTCTCTTTAAGACCAAGCAATTCATCACGTTTTCCTTTAATTGCAGCATCTGTAAGAACACGTGTTGTTTCTTGGAAGGACGCTGCTGATAAGAAGGAATCTGTTTCAAGTGATGCCTTGGTAATTCCGAGAAGTACTGGACGGCCAAATGCCGGTTGTTTACCAGTAAGCAATGCAGATTCATTAGCTTCTTTGAATTGGTGAATCTCAAGTAAGGAGCCAGGTAGAACATCTGTGTCACCAGCATCATGTACTCGGATTTTACGAAGCATCTGACGAACCATAACTTCAACGTGCTTGTCGCCGATTTCAACACCTTGCATACGATATACTTTTTGTACCTCTTTTAGCAAGTACGTTTCAACGCCTTCTAAGCCTTGGATTTTCAATAGATCTTTTGGATCAATTGAACCTTCTGTTAATGGTTCACCTGCGATGACAGAGTCACCAACAGCAACTTTCATACGAGCACCATAGGAAGCAGTATAGCTACGCTTTTCAACTTCACCTTGAATGGCAATCTCTAGTTTGTCTTTCACTTCATTAACTTCCTCTACTGTACCATGAATTTCACTGATTACAGCTTGCCCTTTCGGGTTACGAGCTTCGAATAACTCTTGGATACGAGGAAGACCTTGTGTGATGTCATCTCCCGCAACACCACCTGTGTGGAAGGTACGCATTGTAAGCTGAGTACCAGGTTCACCGATTGATTGTGCTGCGATGATTCCAACTGCTTCTCCAACTTCAACTTCGGAACCAGTAGCAAGGTTACGGCCGTAACACTTCTTACATACACCGTGGTGTGTGTTACATGTAAACACAGAGCGGATAACTGCAGTTTTAACACCAGAGTCAGAAATGTACTTAGCTGCATCTTCTGAAATAACTTCATTAGGTTTCGCTAGCACTTCCCCTGTTTCTGGATGCTTAATGGTTTGATAAGCAGTACGCCCAACAAGACGATCCACAATTGGTTCGATCATTTCAGTACCTTCACGTAAATCCATTACCTCTAAGCCACGGTCTGTTCCGCAATCGTCCTCTCGAACGATTACGTCCTGAGCCACGTCAACAAGACGACGAGTCAGATAACCTGAGTCGGCAGTCTTAAGTGCTGTATCGGCAAGACCTTTACGCGCACCGTGAGTGGAAATAAAGTACTCAAGTACCGTTAAACCTTCACGGAAACTGGACTTGATCGGTAACTCAATAATCTTACCAGCCGGATTGGCCATAAGACCACGCATACCAGCTAACTGTGTAAAGTTAGATGCGTTACCACGTGCACCAGAATCACTCATCATGAAGATAGGGTTCGTTGGGTCTAAGGATTTCATTAGACGTTCTTGAATGTCGTCTTTGGCTGCTGACCATATAGCGATAACACGATCATAACGCTCATCATCCGTAATAAGACCACGACGGAATTGTTTCATAACCTTATCTACTTTGCCTTGAGCTTCATCAAGAATTTCTTGTTTTTCAGGAAGTACAACGATGTCAGAGACACCTACTGTTATACCTGCTTTAGTGGAATAAGCGAAACCAAGATCCTTCATACGGTCAAGCATTCTAGATGTTTCACTAATCTTAAAGCGTTTGAATACTTCAGCGATTACATTACCAAGAATCTTCTTCTTGAATGGTTCTACAAGCTCACGACCCTGAATGTTTTCTACTACATTTGTTCCTTTAGGGATGAAGTAATGTTCAGGAGTTCGTTCTTCAAGATTAGATTGCGTTGGTTCGTTAATATATGGGAACGACTCTGGCAGAATCTCGTTAAATATCAGTTTACCAACAGTAGTAATTAGCAGCTGGTTGTTTTGTTCTTCAGTGAATGTTCCATTATCCAAGGAAGAAGCTTGCACAGCTACACGAGTGTGTAGGTGAACATATCCATTCTGGTAAGCAATTAGAGCTTCATGAGTATCCTTGAATACTTTACCTTCACCAATAGCACCTTCACGTTCAAGAGTAAGGTAATAGTTACCTAATACCATGTCCTGCGAAGGAGTAACAACTGGCTTACCATCTTTAGGGTTTAAGATGTTTTGAGCTGCTAGCATTAAAATACGAGCTTCAGCTTGCGCTTCTGCAGATAAAGGTACGTGAACAGCCATTTGGTCACCGTCAAAGTCTGCGTTGTAAGCCGTACATACTAGAGGGTGAAGTCGAATTGCTCGACCTTCAACTAGTGTAGGTTCGAACGCTTGAATACCTAAACGGTGAAGCGTTGGTGCACGGTTAAGAAGCACTGGATGCTCTTTAATTACCTCTTCTAGCACATCCCATACTTCTGGGTGAATGCGCTCGATTTTACGCTTAGCAGATTTAATATTGTGTGCAAGTCCTCTATCAACTAACTCTCTCATAACAAATGGCTTGAATAGCTCAAGAGCCATTTCTTTTGGAAGGCCAACTTGGTACATCTTCAGACTAGGTCCAACTACGATAACGGAACGACCTGAGTAGTCAACACGTTTACCTAGAAGGTTCTGACGGAAACGACCTTGCTTACCTTTAAGCATGTGAGACAGTGATTTTAAAGGACGATTTCCTGGTCCAGTAACTGGACGTCCACGACGACCATTATCGATTAGGGCGTCAACAGATTCTTGAAGCATACGTTTTTCGTTCTGCACGATAATTGTAGGAGCTCCAAGATCTAACAGACGCTTAAGGCGGTTATTACGGTTAATAACACGACGATATAAGTCGTTTAAATCGGAAGTCGCAAAACGACCACCATCCAATTGAACCATTGGACGTATTTCTGGAGGTATAACCGGAAGTACATCTAGAATCATCCATGAAGGATCATTACCAGATCCACGGAAGGCCTCTAGTACTTCTAAACGCTTAATAGCGCGAGTACGTCGCTGACCTTGAGCAGTTTTAAGTTCTTCCTTAAGTGTTTCTACCTCTTTATCAAGATCAATGTCTTGTAGCAATCTACGAATAGATTCCGCGCCCATCATTGCTTGAAATGATTTCCCGTATTTTTCACGGTAAGTGCGGTATTCTTTTTCTGATAGTAATTGCTTTTTCTCAAGTGCTGTGTCACCTGGGTCTGTAACCACATAAGCCGCAAAGTAAATAACTTCTTCAAGGGCACGTGGTGACATATCAAGTACAAGACCCATACGACTTGGGATGCCTTTGAAATACCAGATGTGAGAGACAGGGGCAGCTAGTTCTAAGTGCCCCATACGCTCACGACGTACTTTTGCTTTTGTAACCTCTACTCCACAACGGTCACAAACAATCCCTTTGTAGCGCACGCGTTTGTATTTACCGCAGTGACATTCCCAATCCTTTGTAGGACCAAAAATACGTTCACAAAACAGTCCATCTTTTTCAGGTTTTAATGTACGATAGTTAATCGTTTCTGGCTTCTTCACCTCACCAAAAGACCAAGAGCGTATCTTGTCTGGTGAAGCTAAACCAATTTTCATATATTCAAAATTATTTACATCTAGCAAGGGGCCTACCTCCCTTATAGTATCCAGGTTTTACCCTAAGCTTAGAAATACAACGTCTCAAGCTTTTATTCAATTTCGTCCTTTGGATCTCCATCTAAATTCAGCTTTTCTGCTGATTGTGTTTCCTCTTCTTCAATATCACGGATATCAATCTCTGTTTCGTCAGCAGATAACATCTTCACATCCATACCAAGACTTTGTAATTCTTTGATTAATACTTTGAATGATTCTGGAATACCTGGTTCAGGTACATTGGAACCTTTCACGATGGATTCATACGTTTTAACACGACCAACGACATCATCCGACTTAACCGTTAGAATTTCTTGTAACGTGTATGCAGCACCATATGCTTCTAATGCCCATACCTCCATCTCACCAAAACGCTGTCCACCAAATTGAGCTTTACCACCCAATGGTTGTTGCGTAACTAGGGAGTAAGGTCCAGTTGAACGGGCGTGAAGCTTATCGTCTACCATGTGCGCTAGTTTAATCATATACATAACGCCCACGGATACACGGTTATCAAAAGGTTCACCTGTTCGTCCATCATAAAGAATCGTTTTCGCATCTCGAGCCATTCCAGCTTCCTGCAATGTTTCCCATACGTCTTCTTCCCGAGCACCGTCAAATACAGGGGTTGCCACATGAATGCCTAGCTCTCGAGCAGCCATACCTAAGTGTAGCTCTAATACCTGACCGATGTTCATACGTGAAGGTACACCTAATGGGTTTAACATGACATCGACTGGTGTTCCATCTGGCAAGTATGGCATGTCTTCTTCAGGAAGAATACGGGAAATAACACCCTTGTTTCCGTGACGACCTGCCATTTTGTCCCCTTCTGAAATCTTACGTTTTTGTACGATATAAACACGTACAAGTTGGTTAACTCCAGGAGGTAACTCATCACCGTCTTCACGGTTGAAGATTTTCACGTCTAGCACAATACCGCCAGCACCATGTGGTACGCGTAGAGATGTATCACGTACTTCGCGTGCTTTCTCACCGAAGATTGCATGTAATAAACGTTCTTCTGCAGATAGCTCTGTTACACCTTTTGGCGTCACCTTACCAACTAGTAAGTCACCATCGCTAACTTCAGCACCCACACGAATAATACCGCGATCATCTAAGTCTCGTAGCGCGTCTTCTCCAACGTTTGGAATGTCTCTAGTGATTTCTTCAGGTCCTAGCTTCGTATCACGAGCTTCTGATTCATACTCTTCAATGTGAATAGAAGTGTACACGTCGTCTTTCACAAGACGTTCGCTCATGATGATAGCATCCTCATAGTTATAGCCATCCCATGTCATGAATGCAACTAGAGGGTTTTTACCTAATGCTAATTCACCTTTTTCCATAGAAGGGCCGTCAGCAAGGATTTCACCTTGTTCTACACGGTCACCGGCACTTACTATTGGTTTCTGGTTATAACAAGTACCTTGGTTCGAACGGATAAATTTCTGGAAACGATAGCGATCAAGGTCACCTTGAACCTCTTTGCCATCTACCATGGATATACGACGAACTTGAACTTCTTTAGCATCAACACGTTCAACAATACCTTCATGCTTCGCCAATACAGCTGCACCGGAGTCTTTACCTGATACATACTCCATGCCAGTACCTACAATTGGTGATTCTGGCTCCATCAATGGTACTGCCTGACGCTGCATGTTCGCGCCCATTAGGGAACGGTTGGAGTCATCATTTTCAAGGAACGGAATACATGCTGTTGCCGCAGAAACAACCTGCTTAGGAGAAACGTCCATGTAATCAAGACGTTCACGTTTCACTGCAGTGTTTTCACCACGGAAACGAGCGATAACCTCCTCATCTGTGAAGGCCCCATCTTCATCAAGCTTCGCGTTTGCCTGTGCAACAACGTAGTTGTCTTCTTCATCTGCTGTAAGATAGTCAATCTGCGCTGTAACTTTATTCGTTTCTGGATCAACACGACGATAAGGTGTCTCGATAAACC
It encodes:
- a CDS encoding 50S ribosomal protein L7ae-like protein: MSYEKVAQAKPNIVIGTKQTMKAMKHGKVQEVIIAEDAEQQVTTRVLRLAEELTTPVTQVDSMNKLGRACGIDVGAAVVAIKQ
- the rpoC gene encoding DNA-directed RNA polymerase subunit beta' — protein: MLDVNNFEYMKIGLASPDKIRSWSFGEVKKPETINYRTLKPEKDGLFCERIFGPTKDWECHCGKYKRVRYKGIVCDRCGVEVTKAKVRRERMGHLELAAPVSHIWYFKGIPSRMGLVLDMSPRALEEVIYFAAYVVTDPGDTALEKKQLLSEKEYRTYREKYGKSFQAMMGAESIRRLLQDIDLDKEVETLKEELKTAQGQRRTRAIKRLEVLEAFRGSGNDPSWMILDVLPVIPPEIRPMVQLDGGRFATSDLNDLYRRVINRNNRLKRLLDLGAPTIIVQNEKRMLQESVDALIDNGRRGRPVTGPGNRPLKSLSHMLKGKQGRFRQNLLGKRVDYSGRSVIVVGPSLKMYQVGLPKEMALELFKPFVMRELVDRGLAHNIKSAKRKIERIHPEVWDVLEEVIKEHPVLLNRAPTLHRLGIQAFEPTLVEGRAIRLHPLVCTAYNADFDGDQMAVHVPLSAEAQAEARILMLAAQNILNPKDGKPVVTPSQDMVLGNYYLTLEREGAIGEGKVFKDTHEALIAYQNGYVHLHTRVAVQASSLDNGTFTEEQNNQLLITTVGKLIFNEILPESFPYINEPTQSNLEERTPEHYFIPKGTNVVENIQGRELVEPFKKKILGNVIAEVFKRFKISETSRMLDRMKDLGFAYSTKAGITVGVSDIVVLPEKQEILDEAQGKVDKVMKQFRRGLITDDERYDRVIAIWSAAKDDIQERLMKSLDPTNPIFMMSDSGARGNASNFTQLAGMRGLMANPAGKIIELPIKSSFREGLTVLEYFISTHGARKGLADTALKTADSGYLTRRLVDVAQDVIVREDDCGTDRGLEVMDLREGTEMIEPIVDRLVGRTAYQTIKHPETGEVLAKPNEVISEDAAKYISDSGVKTAVIRSVFTCNTHHGVCKKCYGRNLATGSEVEVGEAVGIIAAQSIGEPGTQLTMRTFHTGGVAGDDITQGLPRIQELFEARNPKGQAVISEIHGTVEEVNEVKDKLEIAIQGEVEKRSYTASYGARMKVAVGDSVIAGEPLTEGSIDPKDLLKIQGLEGVETYLLKEVQKVYRMQGVEIGDKHVEVMVRQMLRKIRVHDAGDTDVLPGSLLEIHQFKEANESALLTGKQPAFGRPVLLGITKASLETDSFLSAASFQETTRVLTDAAIKGKRDELLGLKENVIIGKLVPAGTGMPRYRSVQPASDELTEDMIKAEEPEEITQS